One segment of Synechococcus sp. A15-24 DNA contains the following:
- a CDS encoding inorganic diphosphatase, whose amino-acid sequence MANLDQAPSRSMPNLLHVLPAFADEAELRLNTIVELNSNTINKYELITETGHLKLDRVGYSSLAYPFAYGCIPRTWDEDGDPLDIEIVNVTEPLVPGSIVEARIIGVMTFDDGGEVDDKVIAVLADDKRMDHIKSFEDLGEHWKKETTYYWEHYKDLKKPGTCSVNGFFGTEKAVEIIKGCEARYMAEIDPKLVD is encoded by the coding sequence ATGGCCAACCTTGATCAGGCTCCCAGCCGCAGCATGCCCAACCTGCTGCATGTGCTGCCGGCCTTTGCTGATGAAGCCGAACTTCGCCTCAACACGATCGTGGAGCTCAACTCCAACACGATCAACAAGTACGAGCTGATCACGGAAACCGGCCACCTGAAGCTGGATCGTGTCGGTTATTCCTCCCTGGCCTATCCCTTCGCCTACGGCTGCATTCCCCGCACCTGGGATGAAGACGGCGACCCTCTCGACATCGAAATCGTCAACGTCACCGAGCCGTTGGTTCCTGGTTCCATCGTTGAGGCTCGCATCATCGGTGTGATGACCTTCGACGACGGCGGAGAAGTGGATGACAAGGTGATTGCTGTGCTTGCTGACGACAAGCGCATGGATCACATCAAGAGCTTCGAAGACCTTGGTGAGCACTGGAAGAAGGAGACCACCTACTACTGGGAGCACTACAAGGACCTCAAGAAGCCCGGCACCTGCAGCGTGAACGGTTTCTTCGGCACCGAGAAAGCGGTGGAGATAATCAAGGGCTGCGAAGCGCGCTACATGGCCGAGATCGACCCCAAGCTGGTGGACTGA
- a CDS encoding phytanoyl-CoA dioxygenase family protein: MTTRAEPTSADTSGLPLMLGGTEREAAMDRLSVGFNALSCSKRAFLRAALILRRQGVLVVRQAVPPQPLESFNAEVNQLLAQLDAGQTKQLASIAILNLPNKRLIKGYENFVDADQAVINHRVKRPDGRSGSDAGMVDIFHPERLSEAMAHWVSVCLHERLISRLLLTSSLLPMRVKCRNLYVNHGVQDTRGYHCDGRSQKFKSFVFLTDVRNLSDGPYCYVPATHRDRRSWKRSRQFNEANGLNRHEYSQLQGLEALPLLAKAGDMVISSQRGAHRGHPQHPGARRAVLVNMYQR; encoded by the coding sequence ATGACCACGCGGGCCGAACCCACTTCAGCCGACACTTCAGGCCTGCCGCTAATGCTGGGCGGAACGGAGCGGGAGGCGGCCATGGACCGCCTGAGCGTTGGGTTCAACGCCCTCAGCTGCAGCAAGCGTGCCTTTTTGCGGGCAGCCTTGATCCTGCGACGCCAGGGGGTCCTAGTGGTGCGCCAGGCCGTTCCCCCTCAACCTCTCGAATCCTTCAATGCGGAGGTGAATCAACTGCTGGCGCAGTTGGACGCCGGGCAAACGAAACAACTGGCCTCCATCGCCATCCTCAATCTGCCGAACAAGCGGCTGATAAAGGGGTATGAGAACTTCGTGGATGCTGATCAGGCCGTCATCAACCACCGAGTGAAACGGCCGGATGGCCGCAGCGGCAGCGATGCCGGCATGGTGGACATCTTTCACCCGGAACGCCTCAGCGAAGCCATGGCGCACTGGGTGTCGGTCTGCTTACACGAACGCCTGATCAGCAGACTGCTGCTGACCTCATCGCTGCTGCCGATGCGGGTGAAGTGCCGCAACCTTTACGTGAACCACGGCGTACAGGACACCCGGGGGTATCACTGCGATGGTCGATCGCAGAAGTTCAAGTCGTTTGTCTTCCTGACGGACGTTCGGAACCTCAGCGATGGCCCTTATTGCTATGTCCCGGCCACGCACCGGGATCGACGCTCCTGGAAACGCAGCCGCCAGTTCAATGAGGCCAATGGCCTCAACCGTCATGAATACAGCCAACTGCAGGGGCTTGAAGCGCTGCCGCTGCTGGCCAAGGCCGGAGACATGGTGATCTCCAGCCAGCGTGGTGCCCACCGCGGCCATCCCCAGCACCCGGGCGCCAGGCGGGCGGTGCTGGTGAACATGTATCAGCGCTGA
- a CDS encoding secondary thiamine-phosphate synthase enzyme YjbQ, whose translation MALQQVLHQLELATQGQGFTRLDRQINQWLRGTGLWQGMLHLTCLHTSCSLTINENADPRVLNDLADWMADIVPEFRRYSHDDEGADDMPAHIRTALTAQSLSLSVDAGQLVLGTWQAVYLWEHRRRPHQRRVLCHLLGEPAAIETTSKTLNQQIQARHDPEAWAADGGIETEVDLLVDQLHDLADT comes from the coding sequence ATGGCCTTGCAGCAGGTTCTGCATCAGCTCGAGCTGGCCACCCAGGGCCAGGGTTTCACGCGATTGGATCGCCAGATCAACCAATGGCTTCGTGGCACTGGGCTCTGGCAGGGAATGCTGCATCTCACCTGCCTTCACACCAGCTGCAGCCTCACAATCAATGAAAACGCTGATCCACGCGTTCTGAACGATCTCGCCGACTGGATGGCGGACATCGTTCCCGAGTTCCGTCGCTACAGCCATGACGACGAAGGAGCCGACGACATGCCGGCCCACATCCGCACAGCGCTCACCGCTCAGAGCCTGAGCCTCAGCGTTGACGCCGGCCAGCTTGTGTTGGGCACCTGGCAGGCGGTCTACCTCTGGGAGCACCGACGCCGTCCCCATCAACGGCGCGTGCTGTGTCATCTCCTTGGAGAACCAGCCGCAATAGAGACAACAAGCAAAACCCTGAACCAGCAGATCCAGGCACGCCACGACCCCGAGGCCTGGGCTGCGGATGGAGGAATCGAAACGGAGGTGGATTTGCTGGTGGACCAACTGCACGACCTGGCGGACACCTGA
- a CDS encoding carboxypeptidase M32: MLPASPAWSRLGEHLRETQIIGSIQSTLYWDQNTRMPSGGAAWRGEQLSLLATQLHARQSSTQYADLVQAAREEWNQQSENDDRGPRGRNLDLLEEDLRRQQSLDPALVAALATAKASGYNQWQQARSASDFSQFAPALQRLIQLRQEQARQLAEPRSCWETLAQPFEPGLSLKRLQEVFAPLREALPDLVAATASGPRSRTASWDLPETAQQQLCDALLNSWGRDPSITCVARSPHPFSITLGPADYRITTRVVQGQPLSCFLATAHEWGHSLYEQGLPDQSHQWFAWPLGQATSMAVHESQSLFWENRVARSRPFAEQWWRQFAAMGAPLDGAEDLWRALNPLAPGLNRVEADELSYGLHILIRTDLEIALLEQGLDVADLPAEWNRRYGELLGVTPANDAEGCLQDVHWSEGLFGYFPSYLLGHLISAQLCQAMASEIGALEDHVANGDITPLLGWLRQHVHPVGRALNSEDLVRQVTGRPLDSTAFLQHVRGKVQALQPA; encoded by the coding sequence ATGCTGCCCGCATCACCGGCCTGGAGTCGTCTCGGTGAGCATCTGCGGGAAACCCAGATCATTGGTTCAATTCAGAGCACGTTGTATTGGGATCAGAACACCCGCATGCCCAGTGGTGGTGCGGCCTGGCGTGGCGAGCAGCTGTCACTGCTGGCGACCCAGTTGCATGCCCGGCAAAGCTCCACGCAGTACGCCGACCTCGTGCAAGCGGCGCGAGAGGAGTGGAACCAGCAGTCAGAGAACGATGACCGTGGCCCGCGGGGTCGCAACCTCGATCTGTTGGAGGAGGATCTGCGCCGCCAGCAATCGCTGGATCCCGCTCTCGTGGCTGCCCTGGCAACCGCCAAAGCAAGCGGATACAACCAGTGGCAACAGGCGCGGTCGGCCTCGGACTTCTCTCAGTTCGCGCCAGCCCTGCAGCGCCTGATCCAATTACGCCAGGAACAGGCCCGTCAACTGGCCGAGCCCCGGTCCTGCTGGGAGACCCTGGCCCAGCCGTTTGAGCCAGGCCTCAGCCTCAAGCGGCTGCAGGAGGTGTTTGCTCCCCTGCGAGAGGCTCTGCCAGACCTGGTGGCCGCAACCGCCTCTGGCCCCCGTTCCCGCACCGCCAGCTGGGATCTGCCGGAGACAGCCCAGCAGCAGCTGTGCGACGCGCTGCTCAACAGTTGGGGGCGTGATCCCTCGATCACCTGTGTGGCGCGTTCGCCCCACCCCTTTTCCATCACCCTGGGGCCTGCCGACTACCGCATCACCACCCGGGTGGTGCAAGGTCAGCCCCTGTCCTGTTTTCTGGCGACGGCCCATGAGTGGGGCCATTCCCTGTATGAACAGGGTTTACCGGACCAGAGCCATCAATGGTTTGCCTGGCCGCTCGGCCAGGCGACGTCCATGGCTGTGCACGAGAGCCAGTCGCTGTTCTGGGAGAACCGGGTGGCCCGCAGCCGTCCTTTTGCGGAGCAGTGGTGGCGTCAATTCGCCGCGATGGGCGCTCCCCTTGATGGAGCGGAGGATCTCTGGCGGGCTCTGAACCCTTTGGCGCCGGGCCTGAACCGCGTGGAGGCCGATGAGCTCAGCTACGGACTCCACATCCTGATCCGCACCGATCTCGAGATCGCCCTGCTGGAGCAAGGGCTGGACGTGGCGGATCTGCCGGCGGAGTGGAACCGCCGCTACGGCGAACTGTTGGGGGTCACGCCCGCCAACGACGCCGAGGGCTGTCTGCAGGACGTGCACTGGAGCGAGGGCCTGTTCGGCTACTTCCCCTCCTATCTGCTGGGACATCTGATCAGTGCCCAGTTGTGCCAGGCGATGGCCTCCGAGATCGGTGCCCTCGAGGACCATGTCGCCAACGGTGACATCACTCCACTGCTGGGATGGTTGCGGCAGCACGTGCATCCGGTGGGACGGGCTTTGAATTCTGAGGATCTGGTGCGTCAGGTCACCGGACGTCCGCTGGACAGCACGGCTTTTCTGCAGCACGTGAGAGGAAAGGTTCAGGCCTTACAGCCGGCATGA
- a CDS encoding ABC transporter permease subunit yields the protein MSRRLLTLLASALALLALWPLLQLLSQGLQGLQQGLVQLGPDGGRQIRGTLLLLLGSALGGTVIGTANGWLLINCRFPGRRWLRIAQLIPLATPAYLLSATLVDLGSRAGWRIHGLGWGIAVMALATYPYVFLLSTESFGMSGRRQLEACRSMGIGPWSAFRRVALPIAMPAIGAGVALMGMEIVNELGAVQLLGIPSLSAGILDAWQSNSDPTAAISLALVTLVIVLGLVVGERRLRRRSRRWSDGVAGGDATAWPLHGTRALAAQLLGLIPPTLSLGIPLVWALANLDQLGSSLRDDLLPLSLRSLLLGVSAALLALAAALLLAIAKRWSSAVWLRSLTFLAGIGYAIPGTVLALALLLTGAPWQLAPLLLLLWGYSDRFLAVAKGGLDAALERISPNLDEAATGLGFNWQQVLRRVHLPLLRGPMTVGLLLVFVDTVKELPLTFALRPFDFDTLSVRVYQYASDERLAAALLPALMILSLGLVAAMALVPSLDQASSKG from the coding sequence ATGAGCCGTCGTCTGCTGACGCTGCTGGCCTCTGCTCTGGCACTGCTGGCCCTCTGGCCTCTGCTGCAGTTGTTGAGTCAGGGGCTGCAGGGTCTGCAGCAAGGGCTCGTGCAGCTTGGGCCGGATGGCGGACGTCAGATCCGCGGAACTCTCCTGCTGCTCTTGGGCAGTGCCCTGGGGGGCACGGTGATCGGCACCGCCAACGGATGGCTGCTGATCAACTGCCGTTTTCCTGGACGGCGCTGGTTGCGCATCGCCCAGCTGATTCCACTGGCAACCCCTGCTTATCTGCTGTCCGCCACCCTGGTGGATCTGGGCAGCCGAGCCGGTTGGCGCATTCATGGACTGGGCTGGGGCATCGCCGTGATGGCCCTCGCCACCTACCCCTACGTGTTTCTGCTGAGCACGGAAAGTTTTGGCATGAGCGGCAGACGCCAACTGGAGGCCTGCCGCAGCATGGGCATTGGTCCCTGGTCTGCCTTTCGGCGCGTGGCGCTACCCATCGCCATGCCAGCGATCGGTGCCGGTGTGGCCCTGATGGGAATGGAGATCGTCAACGAGTTGGGGGCTGTGCAGCTGCTGGGGATCCCCAGCCTGTCGGCCGGCATCCTGGACGCCTGGCAATCGAACAGTGATCCCACCGCCGCCATCAGCCTGGCTCTGGTCACGCTGGTGATCGTGCTGGGCCTGGTGGTGGGGGAACGTCGGCTGCGCCGTCGCAGCCGACGCTGGAGTGATGGCGTTGCCGGCGGTGATGCCACCGCCTGGCCCCTGCACGGAACCCGGGCCCTGGCCGCCCAGCTGCTGGGGCTGATCCCACCAACCCTCAGCCTTGGGATTCCTCTGGTCTGGGCCCTCGCCAATCTTGACCAGCTGGGCAGCAGCCTCCGCGACGACCTGCTGCCCCTCAGCCTGCGCAGCCTGTTGCTGGGGGTGAGTGCTGCCCTGCTGGCCCTGGCGGCAGCCTTGCTGCTGGCGATTGCCAAACGCTGGAGCTCGGCCGTTTGGCTGCGCAGCCTCACCTTTCTGGCCGGCATTGGCTACGCCATCCCCGGCACAGTGCTGGCCCTGGCACTGCTGCTGACCGGCGCTCCCTGGCAACTGGCTCCGCTGCTGTTGCTGCTCTGGGGCTACAGCGACCGCTTTCTGGCGGTGGCCAAGGGCGGCCTCGATGCCGCCCTGGAACGGATCAGCCCCAACCTCGATGAAGCCGCCACAGGCTTGGGTTTCAACTGGCAGCAGGTGTTGCGCAGGGTCCATTTGCCGTTGCTGCGGGGTCCGATGACCGTTGGGCTGCTGCTGGTGTTCGTGGACACCGTGAAGGAATTGCCCCTCACCTTTGCGCTGCGCCCCTTCGACTTCGACACGCTGTCGGTGCGGGTGTATCAGTACGCCAGCGACGAGCGGCTGGCGGCGGCACTGCTGCCGGCCCTGATGATCCTGTCGCTTGGTTTGGTGGCAGCGATGGCCCTGGTGCCGAGCCTGGATCAGGCCTCCAGCAAAGGCTGA
- a CDS encoding DUF393 domain-containing protein: MTRSASPELTVLFDGGCPLCVREVTFLRGRDRRDALGFVDIDALDYDPESHQGISYEEAMGRIHAITASGDVVCDVAVFREAYRLIGLGWLYAPTRWPVVSAVVDWLYGIWAARRLQLTRRPDLQSLCDERQRCRLETSTR; this comes from the coding sequence ATGACAAGGTCTGCTTCTCCTGAGCTCACCGTGCTGTTCGACGGAGGCTGCCCGTTGTGCGTGCGTGAGGTGACCTTTCTCAGGGGACGCGATCGCCGGGACGCCCTGGGCTTTGTTGATATTGATGCCCTGGACTACGACCCTGAGTCCCATCAGGGCATCAGCTACGAAGAGGCGATGGGTCGCATCCATGCCATCACCGCCTCCGGTGACGTGGTGTGTGATGTTGCGGTGTTCCGCGAGGCCTATCGGCTGATCGGCTTGGGCTGGTTGTACGCCCCCACACGTTGGCCCGTTGTTTCAGCTGTTGTCGACTGGTTGTACGGCATCTGGGCGGCCCGTCGGCTGCAGCTCACACGACGGCCTGATCTGCAAAGCCTCTGCGACGAGCGGCAGCGGTGCCGCCTCGAGACTTCTACCCGTTGA
- a CDS encoding extracellular solute-binding protein, whose protein sequence is MVFILNKLVKSRRNASALVLAMGALLGACSGPETTSQIGIYSGRHYNTDKDLYARFTEATGIQVKLLEAKDDALIERLNTEGDDSPADVLILADVARLDRAAGMNLFQTVDSDALNQAVPRDLRDREGRWFGLTRRLRAPMFNADRVNAEQVSSYGVLADPSLKGKLCLRNRRSVYNQSLVAFMLDEQGQAATEDWIKGMVNNLAEPVFSSDTPMIRAVAQGQCGVALANSYYLGRMQAGDKGESDRTLSGKVTVRWPDPVHVNITGGGVTRASRNPKAAQRLLEFLSSDQAQGGYAAANHEYPLKGIGEDPVLQAWGPFNQAKVSAERLGELNAQALELMAANGWQ, encoded by the coding sequence ATGGTTTTCATTCTCAATAAGCTCGTCAAGTCACGACGTAACGCTTCCGCGCTGGTACTGGCGATGGGCGCCCTGCTCGGTGCCTGCAGCGGCCCTGAGACAACCAGCCAGATCGGCATCTACTCAGGCCGTCACTACAACACCGACAAGGACCTCTATGCGCGCTTCACCGAGGCCACCGGCATTCAAGTGAAGCTGCTGGAAGCCAAGGACGACGCCCTGATCGAACGGCTCAACACCGAGGGAGATGACTCCCCCGCCGATGTGTTGATCCTGGCGGATGTGGCCCGACTCGACAGGGCCGCCGGCATGAATCTGTTCCAGACGGTCGACTCCGATGCCCTCAACCAGGCGGTACCCCGTGATCTGCGTGACCGCGAGGGACGCTGGTTCGGCCTGACCCGTCGCCTGCGGGCCCCGATGTTCAACGCTGACCGCGTCAACGCCGAGCAGGTGAGCAGCTATGGGGTGCTGGCCGACCCCAGCCTCAAAGGCAAGCTATGCCTGCGCAACCGCCGCAGTGTCTACAACCAGTCCCTGGTGGCCTTCATGCTGGATGAACAGGGGCAGGCCGCCACGGAGGACTGGATCAAAGGCATGGTGAACAACCTGGCGGAACCTGTCTTCAGCAGCGACACGCCGATGATCCGAGCTGTCGCCCAGGGGCAGTGCGGTGTCGCCCTGGCCAACAGCTACTACCTGGGCCGGATGCAGGCCGGCGACAAAGGGGAATCCGACAGGACCCTGTCGGGCAAGGTGACCGTGCGCTGGCCCGATCCCGTGCACGTGAACATCACTGGCGGTGGTGTCACCCGTGCCAGCCGCAACCCCAAGGCAGCCCAACGTCTGCTGGAATTTCTGAGCTCGGATCAGGCCCAGGGTGGCTACGCCGCGGCAAACCACGAATATCCACTCAAAGGAATCGGGGAGGACCCGGTGCTGCAGGCTTGGGGGCCTTTCAACCAGGCCAAGGTGTCCGCTGAGCGTCTTGGCGAGCTGAACGCGCAAGCGCTCGAGCTGATGGCCGCCAACGGTTGGCAATGA
- a CDS encoding 4a-hydroxytetrahydrobiopterin dehydratase, translating into MIAMPSLLSADQRQMLPVTLPNWTIHEQSISRELVFNDFNEAFGFMSRVALLAEGRNHHPNWSNVYNRVFITLSTHDLGGLSDLDVELAAAIDQLLPA; encoded by the coding sequence ATGATCGCCATGCCCTCCCTGCTCTCAGCAGACCAACGGCAGATGCTGCCGGTGACGCTGCCGAACTGGACCATTCATGAGCAGTCCATCAGCCGGGAGCTGGTGTTCAACGATTTCAACGAAGCCTTCGGTTTCATGAGCCGGGTGGCTCTGTTGGCGGAGGGTCGCAACCACCACCCCAATTGGAGCAACGTCTACAACCGCGTGTTTATCACGCTCTCCACCCACGATCTGGGGGGACTGAGCGATCTCGATGTCGAGCTGGCTGCAGCAATCGATCAACTGCTGCCAGCATGA
- a CDS encoding alkaline phosphatase PhoX: MRRRSVLSLLGLGGVGVLTAKGLSGCVAPVGNSSGVVKGFPFQPVQVPLPVNSDGLQASEQQSTYRELAVEDRLTVPEGFQSQLLAAWGDPLGDSRFGFNNDHLGFVQHAPDRASMTVNFEYISAVPWVQGFAEVVGRPLPFAALVSALQSSDGVIDCTALPAGDRRLPQIRTVADEAMTDLGIGVMTLQRDGQGRWKRAQAPQDRRITGISGLEEPEQQLLSTGPAAAVFRASNRQGYDDGLGDRIVGTFANCGGGTTPWGTVLSAEENFQSQVPEPVYADGSAAAPSERPFVCKDGKLGGLGNVYGLAGNKYGWMVEVDPNSADQSAVKHTALGRFRHEAVAVRAEAGKPLQVYSGCDRRGGHLYRFVSAERVETVQDKRNSRLFEVGELQVARFRADGSGEWLAVTPEAVVDPFRPSRFSDADLGCPVELPHRDRSQAGAELFREDAAVEDYCRRFATLSDLYRGEGEALQGAILVDAHLAASAIGATPTARPEDTKIDPVSGDLLIAFTSGSPGSTGGADPAVFKGPEGQSSWPNGWVMRLSESGENGFTWRMAVTGGTPWAGGLGFTNPDNVALDSKGNLWIVTDRSMKASAGDVFGNNSCWFVPRSGNGEEQAACFATGPMECEVTGVCLDQAEASVFLAVQHPGEVNGSRSQGDEEIQAHELVDRDGGVFQQLRTVPLGSNWPAQAPGRPPRPGVVAIQRSNGQPLLEA; encoded by the coding sequence ATGCGCCGACGTTCCGTGCTCTCCCTGCTCGGCCTCGGCGGAGTCGGTGTGTTGACGGCCAAGGGACTGTCGGGCTGCGTCGCGCCAGTTGGCAACAGCAGCGGTGTTGTCAAAGGATTCCCCTTTCAGCCGGTGCAGGTGCCCCTTCCGGTGAACAGTGATGGGCTTCAGGCCAGCGAACAGCAGTCCACCTATCGGGAGCTGGCGGTGGAGGACCGGCTGACGGTTCCGGAGGGGTTTCAGTCGCAACTGCTGGCGGCCTGGGGTGATCCCCTCGGCGACAGCCGCTTCGGGTTCAACAACGATCACCTCGGTTTTGTGCAGCACGCACCGGATCGGGCGTCGATGACGGTCAATTTCGAATACATCAGTGCCGTGCCCTGGGTGCAGGGCTTTGCCGAGGTTGTGGGTCGCCCCCTGCCCTTTGCCGCCCTTGTGTCGGCCCTCCAGAGCAGCGATGGCGTCATCGACTGCACGGCGCTGCCGGCTGGTGACCGCCGTTTGCCGCAGATCCGCACCGTCGCGGATGAAGCGATGACCGACCTCGGAATCGGGGTGATGACCCTGCAGCGGGATGGTCAGGGCCGGTGGAAACGGGCTCAGGCCCCCCAGGATCGACGCATCACGGGCATCAGCGGACTGGAAGAGCCTGAGCAGCAGCTGCTCAGCACGGGTCCAGCTGCGGCGGTGTTCCGGGCCAGCAACCGGCAGGGCTATGACGACGGCCTGGGCGACAGGATCGTGGGCACGTTTGCCAATTGCGGTGGCGGCACCACGCCCTGGGGGACCGTGCTCAGCGCTGAGGAGAATTTCCAATCGCAGGTGCCGGAACCGGTCTATGCCGATGGCAGCGCGGCGGCTCCGTCGGAGCGGCCGTTTGTCTGCAAGGACGGAAAACTGGGGGGACTTGGCAACGTCTACGGACTGGCCGGCAACAAGTACGGCTGGATGGTGGAGGTGGATCCCAATTCAGCTGACCAATCGGCGGTGAAACACACGGCCCTGGGCCGTTTCCGCCATGAAGCCGTGGCGGTGCGGGCCGAAGCCGGCAAGCCGCTGCAGGTGTATTCCGGCTGTGACCGCCGCGGCGGGCATCTGTATCGCTTCGTCAGTGCAGAACGCGTTGAGACGGTGCAGGACAAGCGGAATTCCCGCCTGTTTGAAGTCGGCGAGCTTCAGGTGGCGCGGTTCCGTGCCGACGGCAGCGGTGAATGGCTGGCGGTGACTCCCGAGGCGGTGGTCGATCCCTTCCGGCCCAGCCGCTTCAGCGATGCGGATCTCGGCTGTCCGGTGGAATTGCCCCACCGTGATCGCAGCCAGGCAGGCGCGGAACTGTTCCGGGAGGACGCCGCTGTTGAGGACTACTGCCGTCGGTTCGCCACCCTGTCGGATCTGTACCGCGGCGAAGGAGAGGCTCTGCAGGGGGCGATCTTGGTGGATGCCCACCTGGCGGCCAGCGCCATCGGGGCCACCCCAACCGCCCGTCCGGAGGACACCAAGATCGATCCGGTCAGCGGAGATCTGCTGATCGCATTCACCTCCGGATCCCCTGGCAGTACTGGGGGGGCTGATCCCGCGGTGTTCAAGGGACCGGAGGGTCAGAGCAGCTGGCCCAATGGCTGGGTGATGCGTCTGAGTGAATCCGGCGAGAACGGTTTCACCTGGCGCATGGCGGTCACCGGAGGAACCCCATGGGCCGGTGGCCTTGGATTCACCAATCCCGACAACGTTGCCCTCGACAGCAAGGGCAACCTCTGGATCGTCACCGACCGATCGATGAAGGCGTCAGCGGGCGATGTGTTCGGCAACAACAGCTGCTGGTTTGTTCCCAGGAGTGGCAACGGGGAGGAGCAGGCGGCCTGCTTTGCCACAGGGCCGATGGAGTGTGAGGTCACTGGGGTCTGTCTGGATCAGGCTGAGGCCTCTGTGTTTCTGGCGGTGCAGCATCCCGGTGAGGTGAACGGCAGCCGTTCCCAGGGGGATGAGGAGATTCAGGCCCATGAACTGGTGGATCGGGACGGCGGCGTCTTCCAGCAGCTGCGCACGGTGCCGCTGGGGTCCAACTGGCCGGCGCAGGCACCGGGACGACCACCTCGCCCGGGGGTTGTGGCGATTCAGCGCAGCAACGGTCAGCCTTTGCTGGAGGCCTGA
- a CDS encoding GTP-binding protein: MTTAPVASGTPVTILSGFLGAGKTTLLNHILSNQQGVKTAVLVNEFGEIGIDNDLIVSTGEEMVELSNGCICCSINGELMESVERILERPEPLDYIVVETTGLADPLPVAMTFLGSELRDSTRLDSIITLIDAENFEVGLLDTEVGRAQVIYGDILLLNKCDLVSEVRLAEVEAELRAVKNDARILRSVKGDVPLALLLSVGLFESDKVATPVEDPCLDHSDCDHDHGHCSHDHDHSEGHHHSHGHDHSEGHDHSEGHDHSHHHDHDHSHGEDSDHLAIEGFTSLSFQSDGPFSLRKFQNFLDNQMPQEVFRAKGILWFNESERRHVFHLAGKRFSIDDTDWTGDRKNQLVLIGRNIDHTTLRQQLNACVAKDAGQGFA, from the coding sequence ATGACGACCGCACCTGTCGCCTCCGGCACCCCCGTGACCATCCTGAGCGGCTTTCTGGGGGCGGGGAAAACCACCCTGCTGAATCACATTCTCAGCAATCAGCAGGGGGTGAAAACCGCTGTTCTGGTGAACGAGTTCGGCGAGATCGGCATCGACAACGATCTGATCGTGTCCACCGGTGAGGAGATGGTGGAACTCAGCAACGGCTGCATCTGTTGCTCGATCAACGGCGAACTGATGGAGTCCGTTGAGCGGATTCTGGAACGCCCTGAGCCACTGGATTACATCGTTGTTGAAACCACCGGACTGGCTGATCCACTGCCGGTGGCCATGACCTTTCTCGGCAGTGAGCTGAGGGATTCAACCCGCCTCGACTCGATCATCACCTTGATTGATGCGGAGAATTTCGAGGTAGGCCTGCTGGACACCGAAGTTGGGCGGGCTCAGGTGATCTACGGCGACATCCTGCTGCTGAACAAATGCGATCTCGTCTCTGAAGTGCGGCTGGCGGAGGTGGAAGCGGAATTACGGGCCGTCAAAAACGATGCCCGCATCCTGCGGTCGGTGAAGGGGGATGTGCCCCTGGCCCTGCTGCTGAGTGTTGGCCTGTTCGAGTCCGACAAGGTGGCCACGCCCGTGGAGGACCCCTGCCTCGACCACAGCGACTGTGATCACGACCATGGCCACTGCAGCCATGACCATGACCACAGCGAGGGGCATCACCACAGCCATGGGCATGACCACAGCGAGGGGCATGACCACAGCGAGGGGCATGACCACAGCCATCACCATGACCATGACCACAGCCATGGGGAAGACTCGGATCATCTGGCCATCGAAGGGTTCACATCCCTGTCCTTCCAGAGCGATGGTCCCTTCTCCCTGCGCAAATTCCAGAACTTCCTCGACAACCAGATGCCCCAGGAGGTGTTCAGAGCGAAGGGGATTCTCTGGTTCAACGAAAGCGAACGACGCCACGTGTTTCACCTCGCCGGCAAGCGCTTCTCCATCGACGACACCGACTGGACAGGCGATCGCAAGAATCAACTGGTGTTGATTGGTCGCAACATCGACCACACCACCCTGCGCCAGCAGCTGAACGCTTGCGTGGCCAAGGATGCCGGACAAGGATTCGCCTGA